One genomic segment of Microthrixaceae bacterium includes these proteins:
- a CDS encoding CPBP family intramembrane metalloprotease, with protein MKPRTALAVLVGGLTVANLGRTALVPGPWHFTFNLGIGAFAGGVAWITGLTRTEMGLSRRSAPAGLKFGLGAAAAITTGVVGLGLAGALTDDRTDMSALTMLSRALVVIPLGTVVVEELAFRGTLHGLLRQTGSERWAWVAGATLFGLWHVYPTWMADRDAAMTVGTLVATTIAGTGFIWLRVRSDSVIAPAVAHFATNSVTLAVAWILR; from the coding sequence ATGAAACCCCGCACCGCCTTGGCCGTTCTGGTCGGCGGGCTGACCGTGGCCAACCTGGGAAGGACCGCGTTGGTCCCTGGGCCTTGGCATTTCACGTTCAACCTCGGGATCGGCGCGTTCGCCGGCGGAGTGGCATGGATCACCGGTCTGACCCGGACCGAGATGGGCTTGAGCCGGCGATCGGCTCCAGCCGGTCTGAAGTTCGGGCTCGGGGCCGCCGCCGCCATAACGACAGGAGTGGTCGGCCTGGGATTGGCCGGTGCCTTGACCGACGATCGAACCGACATGTCGGCGCTGACCATGCTGAGCCGGGCACTGGTGGTCATCCCATTGGGAACGGTGGTGGTGGAGGAACTGGCCTTTCGCGGGACGCTCCACGGGCTGCTCCGCCAAACTGGCTCGGAGCGCTGGGCATGGGTGGCGGGGGCGACGCTGTTCGGCCTCTGGCACGTCTACCCGACGTGGATGGCTGATCGGGACGCAGCGATGACGGTGGGAACCCTCGTGGCAACCACCATCGCTGGGACAGGGTTCATCTGGTTGCGCGTCCGCTCCGACAGCGTCATCGCCCCCGCTGTCGCCCATTTCGCCACCAACAGCGTTACCTTGGCCGTGGCCTGGATCCTTCGCTGA
- a CDS encoding alpha/beta-hydrolase family protein: MNTSKKSRVRRVMVSITRRPAFGGMAVGLLFWWQSLSPTLMPRAWVIQAAVSAICVTLGYALGTLAGRLTRAVLRRRRVHIPGRLWRPARFGVGVLAVLALALGSIRWLGWQNSQRELVAMDSISGTVIPPMLGLTVILAGILFVAGRIVGAAVRGLDRWNQRHLPRVAAQPLTVVLVLLLTVLVIRDVAFARFTNWASTSFGAVDTGTADGVIRPETETVSGGIGSLVEWDDLGLQGRSFAGGATTVDELQAFWGDDTEISAPIRAYAGLRSNGDPRGRARLAVDDLERAGGFDREVLVVATATGTGWIDPDAAEAIEQIYRGDTAIVSMQYSYLPSWISFITDLDLAAEAGTELYGEVYQRWSQLPEGDRPTLLVFGLSLGSFGAESAFVGPDADTSLTNIVTRSDGALFVGAAHANPILRQVTGARDPGSPEWAPVFDQGRIVRFVTRDPDHGDPEGPWPQPRVLYIQHPSDPVTHWGMDWLWSRPGWMDDPRGYDVPADGRWFPVVTWVQGIFDLMAGFAAPPGFGHDYRLDYVDGWTRIAPPEGWSAEDTVRLEHFLFPDR; the protein is encoded by the coding sequence GTGAACACCTCCAAGAAGTCCCGGGTCCGGCGGGTGATGGTCTCCATCACCCGCCGACCCGCGTTCGGAGGCATGGCGGTGGGTCTGTTGTTCTGGTGGCAGTCGCTGTCACCCACGCTCATGCCTCGAGCCTGGGTGATCCAGGCGGCGGTCAGCGCCATATGCGTCACGTTGGGCTACGCCCTCGGCACTCTGGCTGGGCGTCTGACGAGGGCGGTCCTCCGGCGTCGGCGGGTCCACATTCCGGGGCGGCTCTGGCGCCCAGCCCGCTTCGGTGTAGGCGTCCTCGCCGTTCTGGCGCTGGCTCTCGGTTCGATCCGCTGGCTGGGGTGGCAGAACAGCCAACGGGAGTTGGTGGCCATGGATTCGATCTCGGGCACCGTCATCCCTCCGATGCTTGGCCTCACCGTGATCCTGGCCGGAATCCTCTTCGTGGCGGGAAGGATCGTCGGCGCCGCCGTGCGGGGCCTGGATCGATGGAACCAGCGTCATCTTCCCCGAGTCGCGGCCCAGCCGTTGACCGTGGTGCTGGTCTTGCTCCTGACGGTGTTGGTGATACGAGATGTGGCCTTTGCCCGCTTCACCAACTGGGCATCCACCAGCTTCGGGGCAGTGGACACCGGCACAGCCGATGGGGTGATCAGACCCGAGACCGAGACCGTGTCCGGTGGTATCGGTTCGCTTGTCGAATGGGACGACCTGGGGTTGCAAGGGCGATCGTTCGCCGGCGGTGCCACCACGGTGGACGAGTTGCAGGCGTTCTGGGGAGACGACACCGAGATCTCAGCTCCGATCAGGGCCTACGCCGGACTCCGTTCAAACGGTGATCCGCGAGGTCGGGCCCGGCTGGCCGTCGATGATCTGGAACGCGCCGGCGGATTCGACCGAGAGGTGCTGGTGGTGGCGACCGCCACCGGTACCGGTTGGATCGATCCCGACGCCGCCGAGGCCATCGAGCAGATCTATCGGGGTGACACCGCCATCGTGTCCATGCAGTATTCGTACCTGCCGAGCTGGATCTCCTTCATCACCGACCTCGACTTGGCCGCCGAGGCCGGCACCGAACTCTACGGCGAGGTCTACCAGCGCTGGTCCCAGCTCCCCGAGGGCGATCGACCCACCCTGTTGGTGTTCGGGTTGAGCCTCGGTTCCTTCGGTGCCGAGTCGGCCTTCGTCGGCCCCGACGCCGACACGTCGCTCACCAACATCGTGACCCGTTCCGACGGCGCCCTCTTCGTGGGGGCCGCGCATGCCAACCCCATCCTCCGCCAGGTGACCGGGGCCCGCGACCCCGGTTCGCCGGAATGGGCGCCCGTATTCGACCAGGGTCGGATCGTCCGTTTCGTGACCCGCGACCCCGACCACGGCGACCCCGAGGGCCCTTGGCCCCAGCCTCGGGTGTTGTACATCCAACATCCGTCGGACCCCGTCACCCATTGGGGTATGGACTGGCTGTGGTCCAGGCCGGGGTGGATGGATGATCCACGGGGCTACGACGTGCCCGCCGACGGTCGTTGGTTCCCGGTGGTCACCTGGGTGCAGGGCATCTTCGACCTCATGGCCGGCTTTGCCGCTCCTCCTGGGTTCGGCCACGACTACCGCCTGGACTACGTCGACGGCTGGACCCGCATCGCCCCGCCCGAGGGCTGGAGCGCGGAGGACACCGTCCGGCTGGAGCACTTCCTCTTCCCCGACCGCTGA
- a CDS encoding DUF1269 domain-containing protein, which translates to MSDPRSLVVLGFDNQLAAQEMLTTLTRLSTEGTLLLQDAVFVTKADNGKVRVVQTTDPSSGQAAVGGAWWGLLFGVLLAVPVLGMAIGAGSAALMARMIDTGISDKFVKELRDSIEPGKVYLAVLFSHANADKALDEMKRYSGLAQVITCNLSDEASARLNEALASGSVQTDVSDEESTITE; encoded by the coding sequence ATGTCTGATCCTCGTTCCCTCGTCGTGCTCGGCTTTGACAACCAGCTCGCCGCCCAGGAGATGCTCACCACCCTGACCCGCCTGTCCACCGAGGGCACCTTGTTGCTCCAGGACGCGGTGTTCGTGACCAAGGCCGACAACGGTAAGGTCCGCGTCGTGCAGACCACCGACCCGTCCTCGGGTCAGGCTGCGGTGGGCGGGGCCTGGTGGGGCCTGCTGTTCGGTGTGCTCTTGGCCGTCCCGGTGTTGGGCATGGCCATCGGGGCCGGCAGCGCCGCCCTCATGGCCCGCATGATCGACACCGGCATCAGCGACAAGTTCGTCAAGGAGCTACGCGACTCGATCGAGCCCGGCAAGGTGTACTTGGCCGTACTGTTCAGCCACGCCAACGCCGACAAGGCCCTCGACGAGATGAAGCGCTACAGCGGTCTGGCCCAGGTCATCACCTGCAACCTGTCCGATGAGGCCTCGGCCCGCCTCAACGAGGCCCTGGCCAGCGGTTCCGTGCAGACCGACGTCTCCGACGAGGAATCCACCATCACCGAGTGA
- a CDS encoding phage holin family protein produces MVRLAARTMISLLANAVGLIVAAQVLDDMSLSVTGYVTATVIFTVVAVFVEPLIRQMALKSAPAILGSSALVATLASLVLTSIIADGLQIHGLSTWVMATVVVWAAALAANLLLPLVIFKKVLGEVRSAN; encoded by the coding sequence ATGGTTCGCCTCGCCGCCCGTACAATGATCAGCTTGCTGGCCAACGCCGTCGGCCTGATCGTGGCGGCTCAGGTTCTCGACGACATGAGCCTCAGCGTGACCGGCTACGTCACCGCCACCGTCATCTTCACCGTCGTGGCCGTCTTCGTGGAGCCGCTCATCCGCCAAATGGCCCTCAAGAGCGCGCCGGCGATCCTCGGCAGCAGCGCCCTGGTAGCCACCCTGGCCAGCCTTGTTCTCACATCGATCATCGCAGACGGACTTCAGATCCATGGCCTCTCCACGTGGGTCATGGCCACCGTGGTGGTGTGGGCCGCAGCCCTGGCCGCCAACCTCCTCCTTCCCCTGGTGATCTTCAAGAAGGTCCTGGGCGAGGTTCGCAGCGCCAACTAG
- a CDS encoding SLC13 family permease, which translates to MTITFLILGAVVVLFVWNRIPVELVAVGAALSLYFTGVLEVEEALTSFGDPAVVLIAALFVVSEGLDATGVTAWAGQQLIARVGESRTRLIVLVLLLVAFLTALISVNGSVAALTPMVVVLALRTGRPTSQLLMPLAFGAHAGSMLALTGTPVNVLVSDAARGAGTGPFGFFEFTLVGVPLVAGTIAIVVLFGQRLLPERTPESLPADLSDHARTMTRQYLSDHRVYRLRVEGGAACIGGQERDLPETEDLDIEVVGVQANGTGLAIHPSTINEGDVLIVRGDDDHVTRFAARVGLALEAEPFQVDPNGAVLDREIGVSEVVIPPRSPAVGEKVFPGMVTDSGDLVILAVQRKGEDIGPEPVKLAVGDTLLVQGQWIDLDRHVPSDPAVLVVDEPQRVRRQAVPLGPGSKAAVAIVAAMVAALATGAVPAVVAGLTAAGAMILFRVIDVDQAYRGISWTTIVLVGAMMPLSTAMTKTGAADRIATGLVDLIGDRGPYALLFGLFVLTAVMGQLISNMATALIVIPIGVSAAVELGVSPRPVLMSITVAAAAALLTPVATPANLMVMGPGGYRFGDYWKLGLPLLCLYLAVSVGLVPLIWSF; encoded by the coding sequence ATGACAATCACCTTCCTGATCCTCGGCGCCGTGGTGGTGCTGTTCGTGTGGAACCGCATACCGGTAGAACTGGTAGCCGTTGGGGCCGCGCTGTCCCTCTACTTCACCGGGGTACTAGAGGTGGAGGAGGCGCTCACCAGCTTCGGCGATCCAGCGGTGGTGCTCATCGCCGCCCTGTTCGTGGTGAGCGAGGGCCTCGATGCCACCGGGGTAACCGCATGGGCAGGCCAGCAGTTGATCGCCAGGGTCGGCGAGAGCCGGACCCGGCTGATCGTCTTGGTCCTGCTGCTGGTTGCGTTCCTGACTGCACTGATCAGTGTCAACGGCTCGGTGGCGGCATTGACCCCCATGGTGGTGGTTCTGGCCCTTCGAACCGGTCGACCGACCTCGCAACTTCTGATGCCGTTGGCATTCGGCGCGCATGCTGGCTCGATGCTCGCCTTGACCGGTACCCCGGTGAACGTCTTGGTCTCCGACGCAGCCAGAGGAGCGGGGACCGGCCCGTTCGGCTTCTTCGAGTTCACTCTGGTCGGTGTGCCTCTCGTGGCCGGAACCATCGCCATCGTCGTGCTCTTCGGTCAGCGCCTGCTGCCCGAACGCACACCGGAATCGTTGCCGGCCGACCTCAGTGACCATGCCCGCACCATGACCCGCCAGTATCTCAGTGATCACCGGGTCTACCGCCTCCGAGTTGAGGGCGGCGCCGCTTGCATCGGCGGCCAGGAGCGCGACCTACCTGAGACCGAGGACCTGGACATCGAGGTGGTCGGCGTCCAGGCGAACGGGACGGGGCTCGCTATCCACCCCTCCACCATCAACGAGGGAGACGTCCTCATCGTTCGTGGCGACGACGACCACGTCACCCGCTTCGCCGCTCGGGTCGGGCTCGCCCTTGAGGCCGAACCGTTCCAGGTCGACCCCAACGGCGCGGTGCTGGACCGGGAGATTGGTGTGAGCGAGGTGGTGATCCCGCCGCGTTCACCGGCCGTGGGTGAGAAGGTGTTTCCCGGCATGGTCACCGACAGCGGAGACCTGGTGATCCTCGCCGTTCAACGCAAGGGCGAAGACATCGGACCCGAACCGGTGAAGCTGGCCGTCGGAGACACCCTCCTAGTCCAGGGGCAGTGGATCGACCTGGATCGCCACGTCCCCTCCGACCCGGCGGTGCTGGTGGTCGACGAGCCGCAGCGGGTCCGACGCCAGGCCGTCCCCCTCGGACCCGGCTCGAAGGCGGCGGTGGCCATCGTGGCGGCCATGGTCGCGGCCCTGGCCACCGGAGCGGTCCCCGCCGTCGTGGCCGGGTTGACCGCCGCCGGGGCGATGATCCTGTTTCGGGTCATCGATGTCGACCAGGCCTACCGCGGCATCAGTTGGACCACGATCGTACTGGTCGGAGCGATGATGCCTTTGTCCACGGCCATGACCAAGACCGGGGCCGCCGACCGGATCGCCACCGGCCTGGTCGACCTGATCGGCGACAGAGGGCCTTACGCCTTGTTGTTCGGACTGTTCGTCCTGACCGCGGTGATGGGGCAGCTCATCTCCAACATGGCCACCGCCCTGATCGTGATCCCGATCGGCGTGTCCGCCGCTGTCGAACTGGGCGTTTCACCCCGGCCGGTGCTGATGTCGATCACGGTGGCCGCGGCTGCGGCCCTGCTCACCCCGGTGGCCACCCCCGCCAACCTCATGGTGATGGGGCCGGGTGGGTACCGCTTCGGCGACTACTGGAAACTCGGCCTTCCCTTGCTCTGCCTGTACTTGGCGGTATCGGTCGGCCTCGTCCCGCTGATCTGGTCCTTCTGA